The following is a genomic window from Amycolatopsis cihanbeyliensis.
GGACACAAGAACGATCTCAGGGATTTCTCCCGAGGCGGGGTCCTCGTCCCGCTCGTAGTCTGGTGGTGTGAGTAACCCGCCAGCCCAGCCAGCACCCTCCGGCAAACCGGCGGAGGAGGCCACCAAGCGCATCATGCCCGCCAACCCCAGGGCGGCGGCCATCGTGGCGGTGGCCTTCGCCGCGCTGCTCTACCTGGTCGAGCTGGCGGACGTGATCATCCCGGCCGAGCTCGATCACGGCGGTATCGTGGCCCGTACGCTGTCCGGGCTGGACGGCATCGTGTGGGCGCCGCTGCTGCACGCGGGGTGGGGACACCTGCTCAGCAATACGGTCCCGGTACTCGTGTTCGGCTTCCTGGCGATGGCCAGCGGCTTCGCGCAGTGGGCCATGGTGACGGCCACCATCTGGATCGTCGGTGGGCTCGGCGTGTGGCTACTGGGGCCCTCGGACGCCTTCACGGTCGGCGCCTCCGGCCTCGCCTTCGGCTGGCTGGCGTTCCTGCTGGTGCGGGGGATCTTCAACCGCAGTGCCGGGCAGCTCATCGTGGCCGCGGTGCTGCTGCTTCTCTGGGGCGGCATGCTCTGGGGTCTGCTGCCGGGCAACCCGGGAATCTCCTGGCAGGGTCACCTGTTCGGGGCGCTTGCCGGCGTCCTCGCCGCCTGGCTGGTGGCCAGGGCGGACCGGGCACGGGGGCGCAAGCAGGCCGGGGGCCCGCCCTCGCCGGGTAACCTCGGGGCGTGACCCCAAGCCCGGACGCTCCCATCGGCGTGTTCGACTCCGGCGTGGGCGGCCTGACGGTGGCCCGCGCCATCCTCGACCAGCTTCCCGCCGAGCGGCTGCGCTACGTCGGCGACACCGCGCACAACCCCTACGGCCCGCTGCCCATCGCCCGCGCCCGCGAGCTGGCGCTGACCGCACTGGACGGGCTGGTCGCGGACGGGGTGAAGGCGCTGGTGATCGCCTGCAACACGGCCTCGGCGGCTTGCCTGCGGGACGCGCGGGAGCGCTACGACGTGCCGGTGGTCGAGGTGGTGCTGCCCGCCGTGCGCAGGGCGGTCGCGGTGACGCACTCCGGGCGGATCGGGGTGATCGGCACCGAGGGCACGGTGCGGTCCCGTGCCTACGACGACGCCTTCGCCGCGGCGAAGGGCGTGCGGGTGAGCACGGTGGCGTGTCCCCGGTTCGTGGACTTCGTGGAGCGCGGGATCGCCTCCGGGCGGCAGGTGCTCGGCCTGGCGCAGGGCTACCTCGAACCGCTGCTGCGGGCCGAGGTGGACACCCTCGTGCTCGGCTGCACGCACTACCCGTTGCTCACCGGTGTGCTGCAGATCGTCATGGGGCAGAACGTGACGTTGGTCTCCAGTGCGGAGGAGACCGCGAAGGATGTCGTGCGGGTGCTCACCGAGCGGGATCTGCTGTCCGACCGGGAGGTTCAGCCCCGGCACGAGTTCGTGGCGACCGGTTCCGCCGAGCCGTTCACCCGCCTCGCCCACCGGTTCATGGGCTTCGCGCCGGGTGTGCTGGCTCCCGTAGCCGGGTGACGACTTGTTCCGGCACATAGGGTGTCGGGCGTGCGACTGACCATCCTCGGCTGTGCGGGCAGCCTTCCAGGCCCGCATGCGGCGGCTTCGGGTTATCTGCTTGAGGCTGAAGGCTTCCTGCTCGGTCTCGAGCTCGGCAACGGCACGTTGGCCGAACTGCAGGCCCTGCGTGATCCGTTCGACCTGGACGCGCTGCTCTTCTCGCATCTGCACCCGGATCACTGTGCCGATTTCAGTGCGTTGACCGTACTGCGCCGCTACCACCCGGCTCCGCCCTACGAGCGGCGCCCACGCCGGTTGCCGGTGTACGGGCCCGCGGAGACGCCCGCGCGGCTGGCCAATGCCTACGCGCCGCACGAGTCGGAGCGGCGGGAGACCGATCTGTCCGACGTGTACGAATTCCACACACTGTCCACCAGGGGCACGGCGATCGGGCCGTTCGAGGTGACCTGCTTCCCGATGGACCACCCCACCGAGGCCTTCGGCGTGCGGGTCAGCCACGGCGGCCGGACGCTGGCCTACACCGGCGACACCGGGCCGTGCGCGGCGGCCGGGGAGCTGGCCATGGGCGTGGACCTGCTGCTGGCCGAGGCGTCCTGGACGGACTCGCCCACCCGCCCACCGGGAGTGCACCTCTCCGGCAGGCAGGCGGGCGAGCTGGCCCGCCGGGCCGGGGCCCAGCGGTTGTTGCTGACGCACATCGCCCCGTGGACCGACCGGGCCGAGGTACTCGCCGAAGCCGAGGCGGAGTTCCCCGGCACCCGGCTGGCCGAGCAGGGCGCCGTCTACGACCTCTAGGAGCGGTCGGCGACGTAGTCGTCCCACAGCTCGTCGAAGTACGCCTTGAACAGCAGCAGCATGCTGGAGGTGCCGCCGGGCAGGTCGAACTCGGCGAGGTCGTAGGCCAGCTCGGCACCCTTGCGGCTGGGCGTGGAGTTGGTGACGTCGGTGAACCAGTCCAGGAAGGTGAGCTGCTCCTGCTCACCGGGCTCGACCGGCGGCGAGAGGATGTCCAGCAGCAGCGGTCGGTTGCGCAGGGTCCACCGGTAGAACTCGGAGAAGGCGAAGAACCGCTCTTCCACCTCGGTCGCGGTCAACCCGTGCACGTCCTCGGCCAGGGCCACGCCGTGCTCGGTGGAGGCCTGCTCGGCCTCGCTCCAGGCGCGGTCGTGCGCGGAGCGGTTGCGCAGCTCGCCATCGGCCAGCCGGGTCAGGTAGTTCGCCCACAACTGCGATCCGGGGTTGCCGAAGGTGTCCTCGCTGCGGCCGAGCGCGATCGCGATCCCGCGCTCGATGCCCTCGACGATCCCGGCGTCCACATAGGATACCCAGGTGCCCGGCGCGCCCATGTCGTTGTCGCGGAAGAAGTCGATGATGCCCTCGATGTTGCCCCAGCGCGGGGCGTAGCCGGGAATGATCTCCTCGGCGGGCCCGCTGGACATGAGCTGGACGAGCTCCAGCCGCTGCGACATCGACATCAGGTTGATCTCCTCGGCCGTGCAGTCGAGCTCGGCCGCGCAGTCGGCGGGGCCACGCTGCTCGGCCGCCGAGGTGAAGGCCGGCGCACCGGCCAGGCACAGAGCGGTGATCAACGCCGTGGTGACGGCGGACCGCATGCGAGTCATCTGACCTCCTTCGAAAGTGATCATCGGGACTCTACTGGCCGTGGCCGTACCGGACGGGTTTCTTCAGTGATTTCGATGTGGGTTTAGAGTGCACCCGTGGTGCGAAAAGACGGCAGGAACGACGACCAGCTCCGCGAGGTGCGGATCACCCGCGGATTCCAGCAGTGGCCCGCCGGCTCGGTGCTCATCGAGTTCGGCAACACCAGGGTGCTGTGCGCGGCCAGCGTGACCGAGGGGGTCCCGCGCTGGCGCAGCGGCTCCGGGCTGGGTTGGGTCACCGCCGAGTACGCGATGCTGCCCTCGTCCACCAACACCCGGAGTGACCGGGAGTCGGTGAAGGGTCGGATCGGCGGGCGTACGCACGAGATCAGCAGGCTGATCGGGCGCTCGCTGCGCGCCTGCATCGACCTGGCCGCGCTCGGGGAGAACACCATCGTGATCGACTGCGATGTGATCCAGGCCGACGGCGGCACCCGAACCGCGGCGATCACCGGGGCCTACGTGGCGCTGGCCGACGCGATCACCTGGCTCGGTGCTGCCGGCCGGCTCGCCGACCCGAAGCCGTTGTCGGCCGCGGTCTCCGCGGTCAGCGTCGGTGTGGTGGACGGCAGGGTCCGGCTCGACCTGCCCTACGAGGAGGACTCGCGGGCCGAGGTGGACACGAACGTGGTGGCCACCGACGTGGGCACCCTGATCGAGGTGCAGGGTACCGGCGAGGGAGCCACCTTCACTCGATCTACTTTGGACAAGATGCTGGACATAGCGCTCGCCGGATGCGCGGAGTTGGCCCGTAAGCAGGAGGAAGCACTCGCGCTGCCCTATCCCGGCGAGCTGCCCGAACCGCAACCCGCGGGGAAGAAGTCGAAGGGCACCAAATGAGCAAGCTGCTACTGGCCACCCGGAACGAGGGCAAACTGGCCGAGCTGCGCCGGATCCTCGCCGCCGGGGGTGTCGAAGGGCTCGAGGTGCTCGGGTTGGCCGACGTGGCGGAGTTCGAGGAGATCGCGGAGACCGGCGCGACCTTCGAGGAGAACGCACTGCTCAAGGCTCGCGCCGCCGCCGAGGCTACCGGGCTGCCCAGCGTGGCGGACGACTCCGGGCTGGTGGTGGACGCGCTGAACGGCATGCCGGGCGTGCTCTCCGCGCGCTGGTCCGGCCGGCACGGCGATGACGAGGCCAACCTCGAGTTGCTGCTCGCCCAACTCGCCGACGTGCCGCAGGAGCGCAGGGGAGCGGGCTTCGTCTGCGCCGCCGCGCTGGTGGTCCCTGGTGGCGGGGAGACCGTGGTGCACGGCGACTGGGGCGGCGAGATCGCCTGGGAACCCCGTGGCACCAACGGTTTCGGCTACGACCCGATCTTCCTCCCCGAGGGGGAGACCCGCACCTCGGCCGAGCTCGGCTCGGCGGAGAAGGATGCCGTCTCGCACCGCGGTCTCGCCCTGCGCGAGCTGCTGCCCTACCTGCACGAGCTCGCCTAGCCGTCGTGTTTGCCGCTCACGTCCGCGTGTTTGCTTCTCACGCGCGTGAGTTTGCTTCCCATGCGCGTGAGTTTGCCGCTCGCGCAGGCGAGTTCGCCGCGGCGGGGTGGCGGAGCATCCGGGCGCCGGTGCCGATCACGCCATCGTGTACAGCACGTGCGGCGCGAGCCTCGAGGAGCAGGCCGTGGGTCTCGAACGCCTCGCACCGGGGGTGTGCGGTTGACCTGCTGCTAGTGTCCGGGCCGTGCTCGTCCCCGCCACCATGCCCGGTGTCACCGATGGCCAGGTGGCGCGGATGCTGCGGCCGAGGTGGGCCAGGGCGCGGTCGTACCTGGTGGCGGGCCTCGTCGTCTGCCCGCTGATGTTCGTGCTGACCTGCCTGAGCATGATGTCGATCGCCGTGGCCGGCCGGGGTGTCTCGTGGTGGCTGGTGTTGCCGGTGGTCGGCGCGGCCCTGCCCGCCGCGATCGTGCTCGGCAGCCTGCGGTCGTTGCTCTACGAGCCGCCACGGTGGGGTCGCGCCGCGTTCCTCACCGGCGGGTGCCAGTTGCTGCTCGGTGGCATCCCCGGGGTGGGGATGGCCATGAACGCGGGCACGGCGCTCGCGACCACCGGCGCGAGCGCCGTGTTCCTGCTGCAACTCGCGCTGCTGGTTCTCGGTTTCGTGTTCGCGCATAGGGCGAACCGGGTGTTGCTGTCCCCGCCGTGTCCCGAGCTCGGGGCGACCCCGTTCACCGTGGCCTTCCGTGCCCGCATCGCCGACCTGGGCCTGATGTCCGGCTCGGCGGTCGTCGCGGAGGACCGGGTCGAGTGGTCGGCACGCAGGCACAAGGGCCGGGGCGGCCCCACGGCCCACGGCAGCCTCACGTTCGCGCGGTTGCGTGGCGCGCGGCCCACGGTGCTGCCGGACACCGGGCGGTGGATCCCGTGGCTACGGCTCTCCGACGGGTCGACCGTGCACGCCTCGCCGGGACCCGCCGTGCTGCTCGCCTCGGACACCGGCGAGTGGATGTTGCCCGTCACGGACGCGGAGCAGTTCGTGCAACTGCTGCACTGGCGCGTCAACCGACGTACCTGACCTTGCCGCCGGACCGAGTTCGTCGATGCCGTAAGCGAACGTCACGAGTTGGGGGTGACGGACGTCAGCCCGCGATGTCCAGGTCGCGCAGCAACTTGGCGACGTGCCCGGTGGCGCGGACGTTGTAGAGCGCCTTGGCGATGTTGCCCTCCGGGTCCACCACGAAGGTCGAACGGATGACCCCCTGCACCACCCGGCCGTAGTTCTTCTTCTCGCCGAACGCGCCCCACTCGGTGAGCACCGTCTTGTCCGGGTCGGACAGCAGCGGGAAGGTCAGCTGTTCGGTCTGGACGAACGTGGCCAGTTTCTCCGGTTTGTCCGGTGAGACGCCGAGCACCTGGTAACCGGCCCCTTCGAGTTCGGCCAGGTTGTCCCGGAAGTCGCAGGCCTGCTTGGTGCACCCGGGCGTGCCAGCGGCCGGGTAGAAGTACACGACGACGGAGCGGCCCCGGAAGTCGGCAAGGGACACCTCGTTGCCCTCGCTGTCCGGGAGGGTGAACCCGGGAGCCGGGTCACCGGGGGAGAGCCGACGCTGTTCGGTGGTCATGGGGTGCACCGTACCGGGCGGCACCGACATGGTTCCGGCGCGCCGACTCACCGCCGTACGGGAACGGCAAACGCGCGTATGCGGAGGGCCAACGCGTGCGTGGAGTTTCCCCCGGGGGCCGGACACGGGGTTTCATGCGGCGTGGTGGTGACTGTAGCTGGTTCGGGCTTGGTGTGGTGTGCGGTGGCCGATGGTGGAGTGCAGTCGGTGGTGGTTGTAGTAGTGCAGGTAGCTGAATATGTCGTGGCGTGCTTGGTTGCGGGTGCGCCAGAGGGGGACGTTGATCTCGGTTTTGAGGGTGGCGAAGAAGGATTCGGCGACCGCGTTGTCGTAGCAGGATCCGGTCCGTCCGAGGGAGGGCAGGATCCGGGCTTCGGCCAGGGCTTGGCGGAACTGGGTCGAGGTGTACTGCACCCCGCGGTCGGAGTGGAACACCGCGTGCGGGTCGATCAGGCCGCGTGCGGTGGCTACCGCGATCGCGTCGCAGACCAGATCGGCGCGGAGGTGATCGGCCATGGCGTGTCCGACGACTTCCCGGGTGTGTAGGTCGATCACCGTGGCCAGGTAGAGCCAGCCTTCGAACGTGGGCACGCAGGTGATATCCCCGACCATCCGCTGACCAGGACTGTCGGCGGTGAAATCGCGGCGGATCAGGTCCGCCACCGGCGCCACGGGCTGTGGGGCCGGTGTGGTCAGCGACCGGCGCTTGCGGCGGGTGGTCCCGGCGATGCCGTGTGCGCGCATGAGCCGCTCCACCCGCTTGTGATTCACCCGGTACCCGCGCCGGTGCAGCTCCGCGGTGATGCGGGGCACCCCGTAGGCACGGTGGTGCTCGGCATGGACCGCCGCGATCACCGCGACCAGTTCCCGCTCGGCCGCTGCCGCGTCCTCCCGGGCCCGGCCGCCAGCGACCCACTCGTGGAACCCTTGCCGGCGCAGGCCCAGCACCCGGCACAACCGCTTCACGCCGAACTCGGCGCGGTACTCAGAGATGAATCGGTAGCGGTAGATCATCGACCCATCTCTTTGATGCTTCTATGTCAAGCCGCCGCCTGCAGGGCTGCTGGAGCAGGCTGAGCACGGGCGCGTTCGTCGGTGAGCAGGGCGCGGAACACGACGTCGGACAGGCGCCGCCGGAGCAGCCGGAGGGCCTCCTTGCGGGTCTTGCCTCGGGCGGTGAGCTTGTCGTAGTAGTCCTTGCCGGGCCCGTTGCTGCGGGTTTGGGTGACGGCGATGGTGTGCAGGGCGTTGTTGAGGATCCGGTTGCCGCCGCGGTTGAGGCGGACCTTGGTGGTGTTGCCCGACCAGACGGGGATCGGTGCGGTGCCGGTGAACCGCGCGTAGGCATCCTTGGAACGGAACCGGGACGCGGTCGCGGTTTCGCCGATGAGGGCGGCCGCGCTGAGTACCCCGCAGCCGGGCACCTCCAGCAAGCTCGGTGCCAGGGCCTGGACCAGATCGCGGAGTTCGCGTTCCAGCTGGTTGACCTGGCGGGTCAGTTCCTGGCAGCGGTCGAGCAGGTCGCCGGCGATGCGGGCGACCGTGCCCTCGAAACTGTTCAGCCGGTGGGCGACGGCGTCCATCGTGCGGTAGCTGCGCAGCCCACGCGGCGGGATCGTGAGCTCGGGGTCGAGTTCGTGCAGATGCCAGCGCAGCCGGTTGATCACCTTGGTGCGTTCGGTAACCAGATCATGCCGGTAATCAGACAGTAGCTTGACTTGGCGAGCCGGCCCGTCCAGCATGGCGACCGGCAGATCGGGCTCGCGCAGCGCCGCGTGCGCGGCCGCGAGCGCGTCGATGGGGTCGGACTTGCCGGGCTGGCGGCCCGCCCGGCGGGCGGTGGCCATGAACCGGGTGTGCACACGAACCACCGGGAGCCCGGCCCGCAGCAAGTCCTGCTCCAGCCGGCGGGTCATATGCCGACAGTCCTCGACCGCGAACGACACCGCAGTCCACTGCCCGGCCCACTGCAACGCGGCCAAATGACCGTCGCTTGTCGCCTGGACCGTGCGTTCTGCCAACTTGCGGCCGATCTCGTCGACCGCGACCAGCGTGTGTGTCCGCTTGTGCGCGTCCACGCCGATCATCACCATGCACTTCTCCCTCGCTGCCGTCCTCGATGACGTCCACGACGGACAGCGGGGGCATGCCTTAGTTGAGTAATCGACGGGCTTCTATCAAGCCACTCCACCGCCCAGCGTGGTAGTCCAGCAGGGCCGCACATCAAGACAGGCCACCAGCATCACGCCGGAGCAGCAAAATAGCGAGCGAACCCTGCCGGACATGATCATCCTGGCACTAAGGCGAAATAGGCGGCTGCTTTGCGCAGGATGTCGTTGTCCTGTTCCAGCTCGGCCACCCGCTTGCGCAACGCCCGCACCTCCTCGGGCACGGCGAGGTCTTCCGGCTGCTCGACCTCGGCCTGCTTAGCCTTGTTCACCCAACTGCGCAGGGTCTCGGGATTGACCCCCAACTCCCGCGCCATCTGCCGTAACGGCCGGTCACTGGAACGGGTCAACCTCACCGCGTCCTCGATGAACTCGACCGGGTACCTCATCTTCTTAGCTACCACAGGGACATCCTTCCCCAGCACCACAGTGCCAGGACTCAGAGTGTCCGGCCGAAGGGGGAAACTCCATGCGCGTGGAGAGCAAACACGCGTGCATGAGCGGCAAACACAACTCAGACGGAGCCGGCGTAGACGGCGGCTTCGCTGCCGGTCCTCGGCCGCAGCCGCAGGCAGAACGAAGTCGGTTCGGGGGGAACGGCGAATGCCACGGTCATTCGGACATTCCGTTGGGGCGGCAGGTCCTTGTCGGCCTCGTTCAGGCCGTTGAAACCTTGTGTCGCGTCGACCACTTGCTTGGCCTGCTGCTCGTCCACGATCCCCTCGATGGCGAGCTGGGAGAGCTGGTAAGGCTGCTGGCCGTCGTTGTAGAGCGAGATATCGAACGACACGGCACGGTCGGACTGCGGGTAGGCCGCACTGCTCGGGCGGAAGGACTTCGGTTCGGACACAGCGACGGTGATCCCGGACACGAACTGGTAGTCCTTGCCGAAACTCACCGTGTGCTCGGTCGACATCCGTTTGTCGTACTCGGACGATTCACTGGTCTCGCTGGAGGGAGACGCGTCATCGCTCGCGGCCGGCGTGGTACACGCCGTCGCAACCACCAGCAGGCAAGCGGCCAGGGCGGGCCTCAGCGTTCGCACGGGCGCCACTCCTTACTCCGTTTGCTGTAGGTGCTACATCCATTCGATGGCGGTAGCCATCGGGGCCTGCCCCACTCTGTCGGGACATCTGATCGGGTGCGAGCCGGAAAGGGGGGTTGAAGCGGAGCTGGTGTCGGCCCGTGTCTCATCCGTGATCGTCGTGGCACGACGGGTGACAGTCGTCACCACAGTGCCACACTCCGCGCCCCGGGACACACGCTCACCGATCACACCGCAAGCGCGAAGAACAGGATGAACATGCCGAGGCCGGCCAGCCAGGCGACGATCAGCCAGCCGAAGTCGCGCCAGGGGTCCACGGACTGCTTGTCCTCGCCGGGTACGTACACCCCCCGGAGCTCGAACCAGTCCGCCCAGCGCACCAGCCAGCGCAAGGGGTTACGTGCGGGCATGTGTCACCTCCCTGGCGCCGCTTGTCAGCGCGGTTTCGCCAGGCCAGTGTCGTCCCATCGGCGGCAGGACGCTACCCGACCACCGGTGGAATCGTGCCGATTAGCACGCGTGGTACAACTTTGTCGGCAGGGTGGTATCGCACAGCACACACCCTGCCGCACCGAGAGCGAGGTGGATCGTGACCGGTCAGCAACCGAGGCCGCAACGGCGTAGCCGCCGGGTGGCGATGTCCGCGGAGGAGATCGACGCGTACCTTGCCGCCGAGCGCACCTGCCGGGTGGCCACGGTGAACGAGCGCGGGCCGCATGTCACCGCGTTGTGGTTCGCCTGGCACGAGCGGGCGCTGTGGCTGTACTCGATTACCGACAGCCAGCGCTGGGTGGACCTGCGCCGCGATCCGCGGATCGCGATACTGGTCGACTCCGGCCACGACTACTTCGAGTTGCGCGGGGCGGAGATCACCGGTGTGGCCGAGCAGGTGGGCGAGGCGCCGCGCACCGGCGAGCACTGCCCGGAGCTGGTGGAGCCGGAAAAGTTGTTCGCGCACAAGTACTTCGGCGTCGAGGAGTTGCCGTACGACGGGCGGCACGGCTGGCTCCGGGTCACCCCGGAGAAGATCAACAGCTGGGACTTTCGGAAGATGCTCGCCGGTCAGTGACCATCCTGCCCAGGATCCGGGCGTACATCCGGCTGGGGCTGGGCATCGCGGACGGGTTCAGGAACCCGGGCAGCGGTGGCAGCGCGCGCCAGCGGCTGCAGGCGCTCGTACAGCACACCGGCGTCGGCCGGCCGGTCGACCGGATCCTTCTGCAGCAGTTGGTGCAGCAACTCGGCCAGTTCCACCGGCACCTCCGGTACCGGTGGCGGTCGCTCGTGCACCTGCCGTTCGAACACCGCGTACGCGGTCGGCCCGGTGAACAGCTGCTGCCCGGTGAGCATCTCGTGCAGTACGCAGCCGAGCGCGTACAGGTCGCTGCGCGGCCCGGCCACCCCGCGGCGGATCTGCTCCGGCGCCATGTAGGCGGGAGTGCCGAGGATCTGGCCGGCCCTGGTGAACTGCGCCACGTCGGACTCGCGCAGGATGGCCAACCCGAAGTCCAGCACCTTGACGCTGCCGTCCGGGCAGAGCATCAGGTTGGTCGGCTTCAGATCGCGATGGCAGATGGCGAGTTCGTGCGCCGCGGCCAGCACGGCGCCGGCCTGCGCGGCGATCGCCGCGGCCCAGGGCACCGGGACGGGGCCGTGCTCGCCGACCAGGTCGGCGATGGTGACCCCTTCGATGAACTGCATCACCTGGAACAGCCGCGCGTCGAACATGCCGAAGTCGTAGAGGACCGGTGCCCCGGGATGCTCCAGCCGGGCCAGAATCCGCGCCTCCCGGACGAAACGCTGCTCCAGTTCCCCGTCCGGTCCGCCGGGCAGGTGCAGGAACTTCACCGCGACCCTGCGGTCGAGATGCGTGTCGTAACCCGCG
Proteins encoded in this region:
- a CDS encoding pyridoxamine 5'-phosphate oxidase family protein, whose translation is MTGQQPRPQRRSRRVAMSAEEIDAYLAAERTCRVATVNERGPHVTALWFAWHERALWLYSITDSQRWVDLRRDPRIAILVDSGHDYFELRGAEITGVAEQVGEAPRTGEHCPELVEPEKLFAHKYFGVEELPYDGRHGWLRVTPEKINSWDFRKMLAGQ
- the rph gene encoding ribonuclease PH, which produces MVRKDGRNDDQLREVRITRGFQQWPAGSVLIEFGNTRVLCAASVTEGVPRWRSGSGLGWVTAEYAMLPSSTNTRSDRESVKGRIGGRTHEISRLIGRSLRACIDLAALGENTIVIDCDVIQADGGTRTAAITGAYVALADAITWLGAAGRLADPKPLSAAVSAVSVGVVDGRVRLDLPYEEDSRAEVDTNVVATDVGTLIEVQGTGEGATFTRSTLDKMLDIALAGCAELARKQEEALALPYPGELPEPQPAGKKSKGTK
- a CDS encoding rhomboid family intramembrane serine protease, with translation MMPANPRAAAIVAVAFAALLYLVELADVIIPAELDHGGIVARTLSGLDGIVWAPLLHAGWGHLLSNTVPVLVFGFLAMASGFAQWAMVTATIWIVGGLGVWLLGPSDAFTVGASGLAFGWLAFLLVRGIFNRSAGQLIVAAVLLLLWGGMLWGLLPGNPGISWQGHLFGALAGVLAAWLVARADRARGRKQAGGPPSPGNLGA
- a CDS encoding IS3 family transposase — encoded protein: MIYRYRFISEYRAEFGVKRLCRVLGLRRQGFHEWVAGGRAREDAAAAERELVAVIAAVHAEHHRAYGVPRITAELHRRGYRVNHKRVERLMRAHGIAGTTRRKRRSLTTPAPQPVAPVADLIRRDFTADSPGQRMVGDITCVPTFEGWLYLATVIDLHTREVVGHAMADHLRADLVCDAIAVATARGLIDPHAVFHSDRGVQYTSTQFRQALAEARILPSLGRTGSCYDNAVAESFFATLKTEINVPLWRTRNQARHDIFSYLHYYNHHRLHSTIGHRTPHQARTSYSHHHAA
- the murI gene encoding glutamate racemase, with protein sequence MTPSPDAPIGVFDSGVGGLTVARAILDQLPAERLRYVGDTAHNPYGPLPIARARELALTALDGLVADGVKALVIACNTASAACLRDARERYDVPVVEVVLPAVRRAVAVTHSGRIGVIGTEGTVRSRAYDDAFAAAKGVRVSTVACPRFVDFVERGIASGRQVLGLAQGYLEPLLRAEVDTLVLGCTHYPLLTGVLQIVMGQNVTLVSSAEETAKDVVRVLTERDLLSDREVQPRHEFVATGSAEPFTRLAHRFMGFAPGVLAPVAG
- the bcp gene encoding thioredoxin-dependent thiol peroxidase, with the protein product MTTEQRRLSPGDPAPGFTLPDSEGNEVSLADFRGRSVVVYFYPAAGTPGCTKQACDFRDNLAELEGAGYQVLGVSPDKPEKLATFVQTEQLTFPLLSDPDKTVLTEWGAFGEKKNYGRVVQGVIRSTFVVDPEGNIAKALYNVRATGHVAKLLRDLDIAG
- the rdgB gene encoding RdgB/HAM1 family non-canonical purine NTP pyrophosphatase; protein product: MSKLLLATRNEGKLAELRRILAAGGVEGLEVLGLADVAEFEEIAETGATFEENALLKARAAAEATGLPSVADDSGLVVDALNGMPGVLSARWSGRHGDDEANLELLLAQLADVPQERRGAGFVCAAALVVPGGGETVVHGDWGGEIAWEPRGTNGFGYDPIFLPEGETRTSAELGSAEKDAVSHRGLALRELLPYLHELA
- a CDS encoding MBL fold metallo-hydrolase, translating into MRLTILGCAGSLPGPHAAASGYLLEAEGFLLGLELGNGTLAELQALRDPFDLDALLFSHLHPDHCADFSALTVLRRYHPAPPYERRPRRLPVYGPAETPARLANAYAPHESERRETDLSDVYEFHTLSTRGTAIGPFEVTCFPMDHPTEAFGVRVSHGGRTLAYTGDTGPCAAAGELAMGVDLLLAEASWTDSPTRPPGVHLSGRQAGELARRAGAQRLLLTHIAPWTDRAEVLAEAEAEFPGTRLAEQGAVYDL
- a CDS encoding transposase, with product MVAKKMRYPVEFIEDAVRLTRSSDRPLRQMARELGVNPETLRSWVNKAKQAEVEQPEDLAVPEEVRALRKRVAELEQDNDILRKAAAYFALVPG
- a CDS encoding IS110 family transposase, with product MVMIGVDAHKRTHTLVAVDEIGRKLAERTVQATSDGHLAALQWAGQWTAVSFAVEDCRHMTRRLEQDLLRAGLPVVRVHTRFMATARRAGRQPGKSDPIDALAAAHAALREPDLPVAMLDGPARQVKLLSDYRHDLVTERTKVINRLRWHLHELDPELTIPPRGLRSYRTMDAVAHRLNSFEGTVARIAGDLLDRCQELTRQVNQLERELRDLVQALAPSLLEVPGCGVLSAAALIGETATASRFRSKDAYARFTGTAPIPVWSGNTTKVRLNRGGNRILNNALHTIAVTQTRSNGPGKDYYDKLTARGKTRKEALRLLRRRLSDVVFRALLTDERARAQPAPAALQAAA